From a single Brassica oleracea var. oleracea cultivar TO1000 chromosome C5, BOL, whole genome shotgun sequence genomic region:
- the LOC106344819 gene encoding uncharacterized protein At4g02000-like produces the protein MSMELNSVMKAMSLEDDKPINLPDEPRFRVFEENECSLLGRLLNPECQAMPRMIEEMPKHWRVVGRVRGIALSREKFQFIFKREEDLQTVLNDRPWSFNHWTMLLERWTESPPEDFLTKFAVWVRIRNIPCNFYMLDTMHMLAKAIGFVKEVAYDPKVSQKADFIRAQVIFDISKPARNEKVLNIPGGKSVYITYENEKLRKKCFHCLRLTHEKAQCPMLKKQHHAHRLPASAPKPPLSDTDKRKGKEVSTQETLFLEGPPGFPPMFPELSKEQQQSAMLYISHADPTDRRARIERVNQSIQEKREKELNYRPAFTTDLLKGAGMVLCYDKEGEQLQYIYSKGAESSPKTRSLPGQREIDEVSSGQSSTHSLNAGSPTGFCMGASSKPSASGTIITQKKPRNRPPAWKRRLRLLTGASTKNGNGDNSEDISEGMAKRKATDSTGEGSK, from the coding sequence ATGTCTATGGAGCTTAACTCTGTGATGAAAGCCATGTCACTGGAAGACGATAAACCGATCAACCTCCCTGATGAACCCCGCTTTAGGGTATTTGAAGAGAACGAATGTAGTTTGCTTGGCAGGCTACTAAACCCGGAATGCCAGGCCATGCCACGCATGATAGAAGAGATGCCAAAGCACTGGAGAGTGGTGGGCAGAGTGAGAGGAATCGCTCTTTCTAGAGAGAAGTTCCAGTTCATCTTCAAGCGTGAAGAGGATCTCCAAACCGTGCTTAATGATCGCCCTTGGTCTTTCAATCATTGGACAATGCTCTTGGAAAGATGGACCGAGTCGCCACCAGAAGATTTCCTCACTAAGTTCGCTGTCTGGGTGCGCATCAGAAACATCCCGTGTAACTTCTACATGCTTGATACGATGCACATGCTGGCTAAGGCAATTGGCTTCGTGAAGGAGGTAGCCTACGACCCTAAGGTGTCTCAGAAGGCTGATTTTATCAGGGCTCAAGTGATTTTTGATATCTCTAAACCTGCAAGAAATGAGAAAGTCCTCAACATACCAGGCGGTAAAAGTGTCTACATCACCTATGAGAATGAGAAGCTCCGAAAGAAGTGTTTTCATTGTCTAAGACTGACTCATGAGAAGGCCCAGTGCCCGATGTTAAAGAAACAACACCATGCTCATAGGCTACCAGCGTCTGCTCCAAAACCTCCACTAAGTGATACAGACAAAAGAAAAGGCAAAGAGGTCTCTACACAGGAAACACTTTTTTTGGAAGGGCCACCTGGCTTCCCTCCCATGTTCCCTGAACTCTCGAAAGAACAACAACAAAGTGCCATGTTGTATATCTCCCATGCTGACCCTACTGATCGAAGAGCTAGAATTGAGAGAGTCAATCAAAGTATCCAAGAGAAAAGGGAGAAAGAACTCAACTACCGCCCTGCCTTCACTACAGACTTGTTAAAAGGTGCCGGGATGGTCCTCTGCTACGACAAAGAGGGAGAGCAACTTCAATATATCTACTCCAAGGGAGCTGAGTCATCTCCTAAGACAAGATCCCTCCCTGGTCAGCGTGAGATTGATGAGGTCAGTTCAGGACAATCATCAACACATTCTCTGAATGCTGGAAGTCCTACGGGTTTCTGTATGGGGGCTTCTAGCAAGCCTTCTGCTTCTGGGACTATCATTACTCAGAAGAAACCAAGGAACAGACCTCCAGCTTGGAAGAGAAGGCTCCGTCTACTAACTGGTGCGTCTACGAAGAATGGGAACGGTGACAATTCAGAGGACATAAGCGAGGGAATGGCTAAGAGAAAAGCAACAGACTCGACAGGAGAAGGGTCTAAGTAA
- the LOC106293862 gene encoding uncharacterized protein LOC106293862, with amino-acid sequence MFFRRWDPGNQRKIRRRAKLYHNDKIGKIWNRRRNWANRILLDSRKTLWARDKIRIRRTRTSIGYSKRIQNPEDQSQHYRGMIFVIIKMRSLSIDNVIRGNRIRSALLDWQTWMLHMFDKEAWERFIGLMNMEKRAGASKQLFSATVGGNTKKSSMLVFGQGLGYG; translated from the exons ATGTTTTTTCGACGATGGGATCCGGGTAATCAGAGGAAGATTCGGAGGCGAGCAAAACTCTATCACAATGACAAGATCGGGAAGATATGGAATCGAAGAAGAAATTGGGCAAATAGGATTCTTTTGGATTCGCGAAAGACTCTGTGGGCCAGAGACAAGATCAGGATCAGAAGGACTAGAACATCAATAGGATATTCGAAACGGATACAGAATCCAGAGGATCAATCACAACACTATCGTGGCATGATCTTCGTTATCATCAAAATGAGATCTTTGTCAATTGATAATGTGATTCGGGGAAATAGGATACGATCTGCTCTTCTTGATTGGCAAACATGGATGTTGCATATGTTTGATAAGGAAGCTTGGGAAAGATTTATTGGGTTAATGAATATGGAAAAGAGAGCTGGTGCAAGTAAGCAATTGTTTTCTGCAACTGTAGGAGGAAACACAAAGAAGAG TTCTATGTTGGTCTTTGGCCAAGGGTTGGGGTACGGGTGA
- the LOC106294528 gene encoding uncharacterized protein At4g04775-like has product MSDESGNLREVSSARSRGRVVGLPKKCWCGELVIPLISKSTANRYRRYFRCDFAVEIRLTNDNHTYKWVNEAFLDEVEALSFRIGRLEQTILAERVKEERKKFEELKLKLETEICARMEDVVSKAKCEVNKTLVPVVLGCLIMVVLSRVI; this is encoded by the exons ATGAGTGATGAATCTGGAAATTTGAGAGAAGTCTCTAGCGCTCGATCAAGAGGTCGCGTTGTTGGTCTGCCGAAGAAATGTTGGTGTGGAGAATTAGTTATCCCCTTGATATCGAAGTCAACCGCAAATCGTTACAGGAGATACTTTCGGTGTGATTTTGCGGTGGAAATAAGG CTGACTAATGATAATCACACTTATAAATGGGTGAATGAGGCGTTTTTGGATGAGGTTGAAGCATTGTCATTTAGGATAGGGAGACTTGAACAGACAATTCTTGCTGAGCGTGTAAAAGAAGAGAGGAAGAAGTTTGAAGAGCTTAAATTGAAGTTAGAGACTGAGATTTGTGCAAGAATGGAAGATGTTGTGAGTAAAGCCAAATGCGAGGTCAACAAAACGCTGGTGCCTGTTGTTTTAGGATGTTTGATCATGGTTGTGTTGTCTAGGGTAATATAG